A region of Helicoverpa zea isolate HzStark_Cry1AcR chromosome 16, ilHelZeax1.1, whole genome shotgun sequence DNA encodes the following proteins:
- the LOC124637367 gene encoding mucin-5AC, which yields MGNFDRTSWFYTIFKMEVTIWLSLLLAVITLGTPASSSEPRVVCYYTNWSVYRPGTARFNPQNINPYLCTHLVYAFGGFTKDNTLKPFDKYQDIEKGGYAKFTGLKTYNKNLKTMLAIGGWNEGSTRFSPMVGSRERRKEFVRNAIKFLRQNRFDGLDLDWEYPAFRDGGKPKDRENYAKLVKELREEFEREAEKTGKPRLLLTMAVPAGIEYIQKGFDVKTLNQYLDWMNLLSYDYHSAFEPAVNHHAPLYPLEEPNEYSVDNELNIDYTIKFYIESGADPSKLVLGIPTYGRSYTLFNPDAVEIGSPADGPGEQGDATREKGYLAYYEICEALKPKTKKRAASDEDSEEYSDEEEEEWTVMHPNRDAMGPVAFKGNQWVGYDDVDIVRKKAEYVAENGLGGIMFWSIDNDDFRGACHDKPYPLIEAAKESYFAKLGSTDNAITEKAPARTSTRRKNRPRSSSTTTTTTTTPKPSKSNRRKPTVTSTTPAWNIITPEPPTTPDPGSDFKCVDEGFFPHPRDCKKYFWCLDSGPSNLGIVAHQFTCPSGLFFNKAADSCDFARNVLCKIKDTTTKAPTTKAPTTKAVTTTTSTTTTTTRRPIRLSTKSSSLFRTTSTTTPEPEEEEYEDASAEEPTDEDAEDPRVIKELIDLIKKVGGIEQLEKQLGYGESNQASSTDGTVTVPTTPSPFKKKLYQKVLERTRGKNRYNGANSILEGSGQNSRRGPQNAGLEASSDRDKLLRKDRPQYTTINRQRGSKATTEATPESEEVEDEPEEDVQQPLRSKSVDNEPRVGTTSKSLQYVNIRRARPTTSDTADDSASRNALFERSEPFVSVSDTPNTLDIISARRENTPEYVTIRRQRPTTEETTTVQYQNSDEDEELQETALEREISTQPQYTSIVRSRSTSRPTEEPSSEAPVTRVRSTTLAIEETSSPDPTTVLAVQISSLLNSPSSSDTETPETESPATTTVIEPTTTTTTTTTTTTTQAPSSAATRRTLIRRRGSSTATPSSTAAPTSTTQVSPRNYTFVNRRRPLQRPNEISSDSDDSVEVSRKIRSTTPDSREVDGATPRETSTRRFRLRSRFQASQTARSDDSIPAAASPVSRGQFKPQVLNPDEVISLTPIDVEPQFVPRQVPSFSARADRRFRRPIVSDAIPDSEGSAATLETRRPNLLPRGRSRFTISTTTESTAQPVSIAQRRPTFARFTPRPFTRSSTTAASDDNEDVNTGLPEETSTQRIAPRLPFGRTRPTTAPPNLVARKLPFPSRQSTTQQTLANDDDDDEPESRNDDILLSESAREEKEHDESEVEEEAPKRRVIVKKLRAPGSTAGDAVATEAIPIDDSGKKRFRVIRRRPTSTTVASEPVVTAEIPSAPGPQRIRKVIRKKIKSAEEDPEITAKAIASLNNFRTSTTEEFNYGEKTRPTTTTTEAVTEPIIEEVTEFYKEKKVKVETQTEKVETKEDVTERNVEDKQEETTTEQTTTAVTPAKVESEDDSKNSEDNKEITTNEKSETEVTSDSDSKPTEENKESSDKSNIETETKSESERDAKPGITVVSEGQAVDISENQETSATEATVTETDNPETETTTASTTISTTTSSRTRLPYRPRKKLYTPSTEPSVPSTSRVFSRKYNPGVYTSPASADRPSFRPAGSTRRPFSSKIFTRRPFTPRTTQRLEDEEEYNDEEILDEETEPENPFVFVPPNQLFTRKPDSEEEGVNEEGGNSEELLDEEEEGPEDDEAVDEEETPTRFALTTRRPGFRPRVVNSNTFRTSTSTTELPRRFPSSQNRTGIITRFSNKPAVDTKKRVQNVPPGYNTPVAAPRPKGTVPVIIRNATQEAEQGPKDLTTTTAAVNDAETTTSFDDDYLTMTSTTLTDDKNPTTLDDVSTTNTVDTETATYQMEIDESTDDYLESTEGTTNFPTTQDVTVTQTDAEVKTTYVQNTVAYTVPNTETTTEPEPTTITTTTTTTPPPPPPIIKTQFDKLFSVSRVVEVNSKLDKHRLNKNNETTLIEEGKIMVEKKPVVDKIGEVSRFSLIKIVEDEIPIYLTKYGHVYPVEHPPENIIRIDEARNARALVETFSDTPRENLVASESVNEAYRHIKAVSDSKAEENKETVEHLPNNDDDFLSYVNEENKTEQEQNGPLFAQWQFVPAAYENEQARAAKSYEIVTPRSMRTDPSTLPLEGLFKTESPQMARKVSDDKNQPFLVYSSSVQSQPEEANVAKVDAVKPESGRSIVTFAKGEEFNGGSTEDVSTVKSPVSISVITQSTESSTVSPSSTTSTTVSSTPVSTTSTTESPSSSPIIDLLSTTQATTEASTTSSTVPSSTTETVPEETTTVKISPVDAKRAKFGFPRRPIIKSSNFTRPSTAPRTVKKINATVVSNLNQKANKTSFSPSKSRFSANRVQNVPVDLKKKSNSPKAAIKTFTTAKTYTTESPKSTTERKLYFKPIRPNFRPAFVPRKTTTPVSGDT from the exons GAAGTCACAATATGGCTATCACTACTTTTAGCAGTTATCACATTAGGAACACCAG CATCATCAAGCGAGCCCCGAGTGGTCTGCTACTACACGAACTGGTCGGTCTACCGGCCGGGCACCGCGCGCTTCAACCCGCAGAACATCAACCCTTACCTCTGCACGCATCTCGTGTACGCCTTCGGAGGCTTCACCAAGGACAACACCCTCAAGCCTTTCGATAAATATCAGGATATTGAGAAAG GTGGTTACGCCAAATTCACTGGTCTGAAGACATACAACAAGAACTTGAAGACGATGCTGGCCATCGGCGGCTGGAACGAGGGCTCCACGAGGTTCTCCCCCATGGTCGGCTCCCGGGAGAGGAGGAAGGAGTTCGTCAGGAACGCCATTAAG TTCCTCAGACAGAACCGCTTCGACGGTCTCGACCTGGACTGGGAGTACCCCGCCTTCCGAGACGGAGGGAAGCCCAAAGACCGAGAGAATTACGCCAAGCTGGTGAAGGAGCTACGTGAAGAATTCGAGAGGGAGGCAGAGAAGACGGGGAAGCCGAGACTGCTGCTTACTATGGCGGTGCCAGCTGGTATTGAATATATACAGAAGGGATTTGATGTGAAGACGTTGAACCA ATACCTGGACTGGATGAACCTGCTCTCCTACGACTACCACTCGGCCTTCGAGCCGGCAGTCAACCACCACGCGCCGCTGTACCCGCTGGAAGAACCCAATGAATACAGCGTCGATAATGAACTTAATATT GACTATACTATCAAGTTCTACATCGAAAGCGGAGCTGATCCCTCGAAGCTGGTGCTCGGTATACCGACATACGGTCGCTCCTACACGCTGTTCAACCCTGATGCTGTGGAGATCGGGTCCCCGGCTGATGGCCCTGGAGAACAGGGCGATGCTACCAGGGAGAAGGGATACTTGGCTTATTATGAG ATCTGCGAAGCTCTAAAACCCAAAACGAAGAAACGCGCGGCCTCTGACGAAGATTCCGAAGAGTATTCTgatgaggaagaagaagaatggaCGGTGATGCATCCCAACCGTGATGCCATGGGTCCCGTGGCTTTTAAGGGTAACCAGTGGGTCGGGTATGATGACGTCGACATTGTGAGGAAGAAGGCTGAATATGTTGCTGAGAATGGACTGGGAG GTATTATGTTCTGGTCTATCGACAACGATGACTTCCGTGGTGCGTGTCACGACAAGCCTTACCCGCTTATCGAAGCTGCTAAGGAGTCTTACTTCGCTAAACTTGG ATCCACCGATAACGCCATTACGGAGAAGGCCCCGGCCCGCACCAGCACGAGAAGGAAGAACCGTCCGAGGAGTTCTTCCACCACAACAACTACCACCACTACACCTAAACCTTCCAA GAGCAACCGTCGCAAGCCGACAGTCACGAGCACAACTCCTGCCTGGAACATCATCACTCCGGAACCACCCACCACTCCCGATCCTGGCTCAG ACTTCAAGTGTGTCGACGAAGGTTTCTTCCCTCACCCGCGTGACTGCAAAAAGTACTTCTGGTGTCTCGACTCCGGACCTTCCAACCTCGGCATTGTGGCTCATCAGTTCACTTGTCCTTCTG GTCTCTTCTTCAACAAAGCAGCAGACTCCTGTGACTTCGCTCGCAACGTCCTCTGCAAGATCAAAGACACCACCACCAAGGCTCCTACCACTAAAGCTCCCACTACCAAGGCCGTTACTACCACTACGAGTACCACTACCACCACCACGAGGCGACCCATCAGGCTGAGTACAAAGAGCTCGTCGCTGTTCAGGACCACTTCTACTACTACTCCTGAACCTGAG GAAGAGGAATACGAAGACGCATCTGCTGAAGAGCCAACTGATGAGGATGCAGAGGATCCCAGGGTTATCAAGGAACTGATTGATCTCATCAAGAAAGTCG GTGGCATCGAACAATTGGAGAAACAGCTTGGCTATGGTGAGAGCAACCAGGCGTCGAGCACAGACGGCACCGTCACTGTCCCCACCACGCCTTCTCCTTTCAAGAAGAAGCTGTACCAGAAAGTGCTGGAAAGGACTCGTGGCAAAAACAG GTATAATGGAGCTAATAGCATACTGGAAGGTTCTGGACAAAACAGCCGCCGAGGACCACAAAATGCTGGATTAGAAGCATCGAGTGATAGGGACAAGCTGCTACGCAAGGACCGACCACA GTACACAACAATCAACCGTCAACGTGGATCGAAAGCAACTACTGAGGCTACTCCCGAAAGCGAGGAAGTTGAAGACGAACCTGAAGAGGATGTACAGCAACCTCTTAGATCCAAGTCAGTGGACAACGAGCCCAGGGTCGGAACAACCAGCAAGTCATTGCAATATGTCAATATCCGCAGAGCGAGGCCGACAACTTCTGATACCGCTGATGATTCTGCCTCAAG GAACGCCCTGTTCGAGCGATCAGAGCCTTTCGTGTCAGTTTCCGACACACCCAACACGCTGGACATCATCAGTGCCAGACGTGAGAACACTCCTGAATACGTCACAATCAGGAGACAGCGACCCACTACTGAGGAAACTACAACCGTGCA ATACCAAAACTCTGATGAGGACGAAGAGCTTCAAGAAACAGCATTAGAAAGAGAAATATCTACGCAACCGCAATATACGTCTATCGTACGGTCTCGCTCCACCTCCCGACCCACTGAAGAGCCTAGCTCTGAAGCTCCTGTTACGAGAGTACGTTCCACCACCCTCGCTATCGAGGAAACAAGCAGTCCTGACCCTACCACAGTCTTGGCTGTACAAATATCCTCCTTACTCAATTCCCCGAGCTCCTCTGATACCGAAACTCCTGAGACTGAATCACCGGCTACGACAACTGTAATTGAACCTACGACTACGACAACAACTACGACTACTACGACTACGACTCAAGCTCCTTCAAGTGCTGCAACTCGACGTACCCTCATCAGACGGCGAGGCTCCTCCACAGCTACTCCATCAAGTACGGCAGCCCCAACGAGCACAACCCAGGTGAGTCCCAGGAATTATACTTTTGTGAATCGCCGACGACCTCTGCAGAGACCGAACGAAATATCTTCGGACTCAGACGATTCTGTTGAGGTATCTCGTAAAATCAGATCTACTACCCCTGATAGTCGTGAAGTTGACGGAGCTACACCCAGAGAAACCAGTACTAGGAGGTTTAGACTTAGAAGTAGGTTCCAAGCATCACAGACCGCTCGAAGTGATGACTCTATTCCCGCCGCTGCATCTCCTGTTTCGAGAGGTCAGTTTAAGCCCCAAGTTTTAAATCCCGATGAAGTGATTTCGCTAACTCCTATTGACGTAGAACCGCAATTTGTCCCGAGACAAGTTCCTAGCTTTAGTGCAAGAGCAGATAGACGTTTCCGTAGACCCATCGTTAGTGACGCGATACCTGACAGTGAGGGATCCGCTGCTACGTTGGAGACAAGGCGACCAAACCTCCTCCCAAGAGGACGAAGCCGCTTTACAATAAGCACTACAACAGAGTCCACTGCTCAACCAGTTTCTATTGCTCAAAGAAGACCAACATTTGCGAGATTCACTCCGAGGCCATTTACACGATCATCTACTACTGCGGCATCTGACGACAACGAAGATGTAAATACTGGACTACCCGAAGAAACTTCCACCCAAAGAATTGCACCTCGTTTGCCATTCGGTAGAACAAGACCAACAACGGCTCCACCAAACCTCGTTGCCAGAAAATTACCCTTCCCGTCACGTCAATCTACTACACAGCAAACTTTggcaaatgatgatgacgatgatgaaccGGAAAGTAGGAATGACGATATTTTACTTTCTGAAAGTGCTAGAGAAGAGAAAGAACACGATGAAAGTGAGGTCGAGGAAGAAGCACCTAAACGAAGAGTTATTGTCAAGAAACTGAGGGCTCCCGGTTCAACTGCAGGTGACGCCGTGGCCACTGAAGCAATTCCTATCGATGATTCTGGCAAAAAGAGGTTCAGAGTAATCAGACGCAGACCAACTTCAACTACCGTTGCATCAGAACCAGTCGTTACAGCTGAAATCCCCTCTGCACCTGGCCCACAAAGGATACGAAAGGTGATccgtaagaaaataaaatctgcTGAAGAAGATCCGGAGATAACGGCCAAAGCTATAGCATCATTGAACAATTTCAGAACCTCTACGACTGAGGAATTCAACTATGGAGAAAAGACGCGACCGACCACAACCACAACTGAAGCTGTAACTGAGCCTATAATAGAAGAAGTcacagagttttacaaggagaaaAAGGTAAAAGTGGAAACCCAAACTGAAAAAGTAGAAACCAAAGAAGATGTAACAGAGAGGAATGTTGAAGACAAACAAGAAGAGACAACCACTGAACAAACTACAACTGCTGTCACGCCAGCTAAAGTTGAAAGTGAAGACGACAGCAAAAATTCAGAAGATAACAAAGAAATAACTACAAATGAAAAATCTGAAACTGAAGTAACTTCTGACAGTGACTCTAAACCGACGgaggaaaataaagaaagttcTGATAAATCTAACATTGAAACTGAAACTAAATCAGAAAGTGAAAGGGACGCTAAGCCTGGTATAACTGTTGTTTCTGAAGGACAAGCTGTAGATATTTCTGAAAACCAAGAGACGTCTGCCACAGAGGCCACAGTAACAGAAACAGATAATCCAGAAACAGAAACGACGACCGCGAGCACTACCATATCGACGACAACTTCAAGCAGAACAAGGTTGCCATACAGACCTCGCAAAAAGTTGTACACGCCATCTACAGAACCTTCAGTGCCATCAACGAGTAGAGTCTTCAGCCGAAAATATAACCCTGGAGTTTACACAAGCCCTGCTTCAGCAGATCGACCATCGTTCAGACCAGCCGGTAGCACAAGAAGACCATTCTCTTCTAAAATATTCACCAGAAGGCCTTTCACTCCCAGAACAACTCAAAGATTAGAAGATGAGGAAGAATACAACGATGAAGAAATTTTAGATGAGGAAACAGAGCCCGAGAACCCCTTCGTCTTCGTTCCACCGAACCAATTGTTTACCAGAAAACCAGATTCTGAAGAAGAGGGCGTTAATGAGGAAGGTGGCAATTCTGAAGAATTGTTGGACGAAGAAGAGGAAGGACCTGAGGATGATGAAGCAGTTGATGAGGAAGAAACGCCGACAAGGTTTGCTCTTACAACAAGGCGACCAGGCTTCCGACCTCGTGTAGTCAACTCCAACACTTTCAGAACTTCTACGTCTACCACAGAACTTCCTAGGAGATTCCCAAGCTCTCAAAATAGAACTGGAATCATAACTAGATTTAGTAACAAGCCAGCCGTTGATACCAAAAAGCGGGTACAAAATGTACCACCAGGTTACAATACTCCTGTAGCTGCTCCAAGACCTAAAGGAACAGTGCCAGTTATTATTAGGAATGCAACTCAAGAAGCTGAGCAGGGACCTAAAGATCTTACAACAACTACTGCTGCAGTTAATGATGCAGAAACAACCACATCTTTCGATGATGATTACCTCACAATGACTTCAACAACTTTGACTGATGATAAGAATCCTACAACTTTGGATGACGTATCAACAACTAATACAGTCGATACTGAAACGGCCACATATCAAATGGAAATCGATGAAAGTACTGatgattacttagaaagtacagaAGGCACAACTAACTTTCCTACAACTCAAGATGTCACTGTCACACAAACTGATGCTGAAGTCAAAACAACATATGTACAAAATACTGTTGCTTATACAGTGCCTAACACTGAAACAACAACCGAGCCTGAACCTACGACCATTACAACTACCACTACTACTACACCACCGCCACCGCCACCAATCATAAAAACACAATTCGATAAATTATTCTCCGTTAGCAGAGTTGTAGAAGTTAACTCTAAACTAGATAAACATCGTTTGAACAAAAACAATGAAACCACTCTCATTGAAGAAGGCAAAATCATGGTTGAGAAGAAACCAGTTGTTGATAAAATTGGTGAAGTCAGTAGATTCAGTCTCATTAAGATTGTTGAAGATGAAATTCCAATTTATTTAACCAAATATGGCCATGTGTATCCAGTTGAACACCCACCTGaaaatattattcgtattgatgaagCAAGAAACGCAAGAGCATTAGTTGAGACTTTTTCAGACACACCTAGAGAAAATTTAGTAGCATCAGAAAGTGTTAACGAGGCTTACAGGCATATCAAGGCAGTATCTGATTCGAAAGCTGAGGAAAATAAAGAAACTGTGGAGCATTTACCTAACAATGATGACGACTTCCTGTCTTACGTCAATGAAGAAAACAAAACTGAACAAGAACAGAATGGACCACTGTTTGCGCAATGGCAATTCGTTCCTGCAGCTTACGAAAACGAACAGGCTCGAGCTGCTAAAAGCTATGAAATAGTAACACCACGTTCAATGCGAACGGATCCATCAACGTTACCTTTAGAAGGCTTATTCAAAACTGAATCCCCACAGATGGCACGTAAAGTAAGTGATGACAAGAATCAACCATTCCTGGTATATTCTTCATCCGTCCAAAGTCAACCAGAAGAAGCAAATGTAGCCAAAGTAGACGCTGTGAAACCGGAATCAGGTCGCAGTATTGTAACTTTTGCTAAAGGCGAAGAATTCAACGGTGGGTCTACTGAAGACGTGTCTACAGTTAAATCCCCTGTCAGTATCTCAGTGATAACTCAAAGTACGGAAAGTTCAACTGTTTCTCCTTCTTCCACGACGTCTACCACTGTTTCTTCTACACCAGTTTCAACGACTTCAACTACGGAAAGTCCTTCTTCAAGTCCTATTATAGACTTGCTGTCCACAACACAAGCTACTACTGAAGCTTCTACCACGTCCTCAACAGTCCCATCTTCGACAACAGAAACGGTACCTGAGGAAACAACCACAGTGAAAATATCACCTGTAGATGCTAAACGTGCCAAATTCGGCTTCCCTAGAAGACCAATCATCAAATCCTCTAATTTTACAAGACCTAGCACCGCCCCGAGAACAGTGAAGAAAATAAACGCAACAGTAGTCTCAAATCTAAACCAGAAAGCAAACAAAACCTCTTTCAGTCCGAGTAAATCTCGTTTCAGTGCAAATAGGGTTCAAAACGTCCCAGTAGATCTTAAGAAGAAATCCAATAGTCCCAAAGCAGCTATAAAAACGTTTACTACAGCTAAAACATATACCACTGAAAGTCCAAAGTCGACGACAGAAAGGAAATTGTACTTCAAACCAATCAGGCCTAACTTTAGACCAGCCTTCGTCCCAAGGAAAACTACCACTCCCGTCTCCGGAGACACTTAA